DNA from Candidatus Coatesbacteria bacterium:
CCAGCAGCAGGTTCTGCCAGCGATAGTGCAGCCGTCGCAACGACCAGTAGGCTGCGAAGAACAGCGGCAGGAAGATCAGGAAGGCGAGGGAGTTGAAGGGTATCGGTTGCCGGGTTGGGGGCGCAGCGAGTAAAGGCGGATTATACGCCACGGCGCGGCGGCGGGCAAGGTCGAAGCGGCCTGAGCTGGGATCCGAGCCCTTGGCTCAGGTCGACGAAGCGTGTCAGCCCGCTTGTTGAGCGTCTTCGGGTCCCGGATCATGAGGTTCTCGAATAATGGTAGACGGGGACGACACGCTCGACAAGGCGCCTTCTCGGGGATGGAACAATTGACGGCGACAAAGTGCTGCATGCTTATAACTTAGAGATTATCAACTAATAATGATTAACAAGCGTGAAGTATGCTCCTGAGATAGTTTAGCGCTTTTTCGTCGTCGCGATGGTTATATCTGAACGACCTCTCACGGATATAGAGTCTGTTGTTACGCTTGAAGACGTCGTGGAAGGCCTTTTGGCTGTGTTTGGGGTAGCCCGGGAAGTTCTAGAGGCCGTTGATAGGCACCTTGCCGTGTTCTTCAGCATCGCGAGGATCGCGCCCGGCAGGTGCTTCTCGCTACAATTGGGCGGCTGGATGACACGAACCTCCCCGCCGCGCTTGAGCAGCTCTAAGACGGGGAGCTTACCACTCGCCCCCCCGTCCACGCTTGCCCTGGCGGTAACCGCCGAAGTAGGGCTCGTCTAGCTCGATGTGCCCCTCGGGCTTCTCCAGCCCGGCTTCGCGGTTGGCGGCGCTACGCTCGCGGATGATACGATAATACTCGGCCGCTCAGGCTGCGGTTACCTCAAGCCAAAACAGCTCGGCTGTCAACTCGCCCATTTCTGCCGATAACCCATGTCGAGCGGGTTTGCAGGTAAAAAGCGCTTGCGACAGCGCTTGCACATCCGCCGCCCGTCGGCGCATCGGTGGTGACAGCGGTGGTTACACCTTGGCCACTTGACTTGCCGATCCCCCGTCCTGTCCTTCCCCGCCTCATCCCCCCGGTTGGTGTCAGAAAAAATACTCGTTCACGCCGAGATAAGTAATCAACTGCAATATCTGCTGTTCATCTGCTGTGATAATCCCATAACTTATTATCATAAAGACAGTTAAAGGTTAGCGGGTCATGGTCGTTGTTTTTGTGTTATGGCTGAGCGTGAGCGGCTTCAGGGTCGCGAGTCTGGCACGGGTCAAAAACCGAGGACGGGTCGCCCCGTCCTCGGTCGTTTTTTCGGGTTCTGCCGGGCCTGGGCGTGGGCCTAGTACATGCCCATGCCGCCGCCCATACCGCCCATGCCGCCGCCGGGAGGCATGGCCGGAGCCTTCTCCTCCTCGGGCTTGTCGGCGATCAGGGCTTCCGTGGTCAGCATCAGCCCGGCGATGGAGCCGGCGTTCTGCAGGGCGATCCGGCTGACCTTGGTGGGGTCGATGATGCCCTTCTCGAGCATATCGCCGTACTCGTTGAGATAGGCGTCGAAGCCGAAGGAACCTTCGTTCTCCTTGACCTTCTCGACGACGATCGAACCCTCCTGGCCGGCGTTGTGCACGATGTGCCAGAGGGGCTTCTCGAGGGCCTTGCGCACGATTTCGGCGCCGGTGGCCTCGTCGCCCTCGAGCTCGAGCTCGTTGAGCTTGTTCATCGCCCGCAGGTAGGCGATGCCGCCGCCGGGAACGATGCCCTCTTCGACGGCCGCCCGGGTGGCGTGCAGGGCGTCCTCGACGCGGGCCTTCTTCTCCTTCATCTCGGTCTCGGTGGCCGCGCCGACCTTGATGACGGCGACGCCGCCGGCCAGCTTGGCCAGCCGCTCCTGCAGCTTCTCGCGGTCATAGTCCGAGGTGGTCTGCTCGATCTGGTTCTTGAGGGTCTTGATGCGACCCTCGATGTCGGCCTGGGAGCCGGCGCCCTCGACGATGGTGGTGTCTTCCTTGTTGACGGTGATGCGCTTGGCCTGACCCAGGTCGTTGATGGTGGCGTTCTCGAGCTTGAGACCCAGCTCCTCGGAGATGACCTGGCCGCCGGTCAGGGTGGCGATGTCCTTGAGCATCTCCTTGCGGCGGTCACCGAAGCCCGGAGCCTTGACGGCGCAGACCTTCAGCGTACCGCGGATCTTGTTGACCACCAGGGTGGCCAGGGCCTCGCCCTCGATGTCCTCGGCGATGATCAGCAGCGGCTTGCCCGACTGGGCGACCTTCTCCAGCACGGGGAGCAGGTCCTTCATGGCGCTGATCTTCTTCTCGTTGATCAGGACCATGACGTCGTCCAGGGCCGCTTCCATGCGGTCGGTATCGGTGACGAAGTACGGCGAGAGGTAGCCGCGGTCGAACTGCATACCCTCGACGAGATCCAGGCTGGTCTCCATGCCCTTGGACTCCTCGACGGTGATGACGCCTTCCTTGCCGACCTTCTCCATCGCCTCGGCGATACGCCGGCCGATGGTGCGGTCGTTGTTGGCGCTGATGGTGCCGACCTGCTCGATCTCCTTGCTGTCGGTCACGTCGCGGCTGAGGTTCTGCAGGTCCTCGACGACGGCCTCGACGGCCTTGTCGATACCGCGCTTGAGGCCCATCGGGTTGGCGCCCGAGGTGACGTTGCGCATCCCCTCGCGGAAGATGGCCTCGGCCAGGACGGTGGCCGTGGTGGTGCCGTCGCCGGCGACATCGGAGGTCTTGCTGGCGACCTCGCGGACCATCTGGGCGCCCATGTTCTTGAAGGGCTCCTCGAGCTCGATCTCCTTGGCCACGCTGACGCCGTCCTTGGTGACGTTGGGCGAGCCGAACTTGCGGTCCAGAACCACGTTGCGGCCCCGCGGGCCCAGGGTGGCCTTGACGGCCTTGGCCAGGAGGGTCACGCCTTCGAGCATCTCTTTGCGCGCGTCCTCGCTGAATTCCAGGATCTTAGGCATACTCACGCTCCTACGTAAGATGGTTTATCCGTTGCGGACAAAGCTGGGTGAAATCGGGTTGCGAGACCGGGTTACTCGATCACGCCGAGGATGTCGTCTTCACGCATGATGACGTACTCCTCGTCGTCGATCTTGACCTCGGTGCCGGTGTACTTGCCGAACAGGACCTCCTGGCCCTCCTTGATCCGGGGGTTCAGCAGGCTGCCGTCGTCGGTGCGCTTGCCCTCACCGACGGAGACGATCTTGCCGCGCTGCGGCTTCTCCTTGGCCGTGTCCGGGATGATGATCCCGCCGGCCGTCGTCTGCTCTTCCTTCTCCAGGCGCTTGACCAGCACGCGGTCGCCCAGTGGTTTGAATGCCATCGTCCTCTCTCCTTGGGTGTATGGCTGGGGTTGTCGGGTTGACACTGAAGTGATCTCGATTGTGAACGCTTATCTATCAGGGCCGCCGGAAGACACTCCGGCTCGTCATCCTCTTCGCGGCGTGCGTTAAGAGCCCCCACGTACCCGCACGCCTCACCCTTGATACCTATGCAAAACCCGTGCCAAGTTGCACGGGTCGCATTATCAACACCTTACGCAATCGCCCCTCAGCCGCGGTCCCCCGCGGCAACGCCAGCTTGACCGGCGCCGCAGGCCGAGTGTGCCAAAACGGCGGGGAGGATATCGATAAATGCTGCTAGATTGAATTGGTCAGCATCCACGTCCTCGAGCACGTCGCCGAGCCCGCCGCCTTCGCCGAGAAGGTCGGCAAGGCGCTCAAGCCCGGCGGCCTGTGGTTCAACTACATGCCCAACGTGGCCGTCACCGAGGCCCACAACTTCGACGCGGCCCACGGCGCGGACTGGATCCACTTCCGACCGACCGGAGAGCCGCAACACATCAACTTCTTCGATCCGGGGACGGCGCGGTGGCTGATCGAACAGGCCGGCCTGGA
Protein-coding regions in this window:
- the groL gene encoding chaperonin GroEL — encoded protein: MPKILEFSEDARKEMLEGVTLLAKAVKATLGPRGRNVVLDRKFGSPNVTKDGVSVAKEIELEEPFKNMGAQMVREVASKTSDVAGDGTTTATVLAEAIFREGMRNVTSGANPMGLKRGIDKAVEAVVEDLQNLSRDVTDSKEIEQVGTISANNDRTIGRRIAEAMEKVGKEGVITVEESKGMETSLDLVEGMQFDRGYLSPYFVTDTDRMEAALDDVMVLINEKKISAMKDLLPVLEKVAQSGKPLLIIAEDIEGEALATLVVNKIRGTLKVCAVKAPGFGDRRKEMLKDIATLTGGQVISEELGLKLENATINDLGQAKRITVNKEDTTIVEGAGSQADIEGRIKTLKNQIEQTTSDYDREKLQERLAKLAGGVAVIKVGAATETEMKEKKARVEDALHATRAAVEEGIVPGGGIAYLRAMNKLNELELEGDEATGAEIVRKALEKPLWHIVHNAGQEGSIVVEKVKENEGSFGFDAYLNEYGDMLEKGIIDPTKVSRIALQNAGSIAGLMLTTEALIADKPEEEKAPAMPPGGGMGGMGGGMGMY
- a CDS encoding co-chaperone GroES — protein: MAFKPLGDRVLVKRLEKEEQTTAGGIIIPDTAKEKPQRGKIVSVGEGKRTDDGSLLNPRIKEGQEVLFGKYTGTEVKIDDEEYVIMREDDILGVIE
- a CDS encoding methyltransferase domain-containing protein, with amino-acid sequence MELVSIHVLEHVAEPAAFAEKVGKALKPGGLWFNYMPNVAVTEAHNFDAAHGADWIHFRPTGEPQHINFFDPGTARWLIEQAGLEYVGGGERDDDMWTWARRPA